A section of the Bacteroidales bacterium genome encodes:
- a CDS encoding DNA polymerase III subunit gamma/tau produces MGEFVVSARKYRPATFKTVVGQEIITTTLKNSIKNKQLAHAYLFCGPRGVGKTTCARIFAKTINCFHPTEDFEPCNECESCKNFNKNALFNIHELDAASNNSVDSIRELINQVRIPPQLGKYSVFIIDEVHMLSKDAFNAFLKTLEEPPSHAIFVMATTEKHKIIPTILSRCQIFDFRRIQLNDIVNHLEYIAQQENIKTEREALIVIAQKADGSMRDALSIFDQMASFCENELSYEKVIKNLNVLDYDYYFKLTQAFLNGNAPETLLIFNEILYNGFDAQYFITGLSEHFRNLMLCKDPKTIPLLEVSDNVATRYQQQASVCTNSFLYEALQIANEIEQQYRTSYNKRFLVELMLYKLANIEQKIFQQPQQSQPNSSFNTSQTPTSTKASNSTPLNNPLPSTQTYPPPQPPQTELKEPNTTQIIQPKTENITIPKKETQKSPTIFSIKDEKKAVESITLNNNTSDKSNIKKIEENKDFTIEEGIRAWNDYLHNHLKDIRLKNFFTQNTDFIQWNENVLIIKTLNNSQELEIRAIHDELLHFLKTKLQNNNIKIQIEKTEETPASPRPYTPKEKFIYFSEKFPILNQLKDQLDLDFQ; encoded by the coding sequence ATGGGTGAATTTGTTGTATCAGCACGCAAATACCGTCCTGCTACGTTTAAAACCGTTGTAGGTCAAGAAATAATTACTACCACATTAAAAAACTCCATAAAAAACAAACAATTAGCTCATGCCTATTTATTCTGCGGTCCACGTGGTGTAGGCAAAACCACTTGTGCCCGTATTTTTGCAAAAACCATCAACTGTTTCCACCCTACCGAAGATTTTGAACCCTGCAACGAATGCGAATCGTGCAAAAATTTCAATAAAAATGCACTTTTTAATATACACGAACTCGATGCTGCCTCTAACAACAGTGTCGATTCTATTCGTGAACTCATCAATCAGGTTCGTATTCCTCCTCAACTTGGTAAATACAGCGTTTTTATCATCGACGAAGTGCACATGCTCTCCAAGGATGCGTTCAATGCCTTTTTAAAAACTTTAGAAGAACCACCCAGTCATGCCATTTTTGTAATGGCAACCACCGAAAAACACAAAATTATTCCTACCATACTATCGCGTTGCCAAATTTTCGATTTCCGCCGTATTCAACTCAACGATATAGTAAATCATCTCGAATATATTGCACAACAAGAAAATATTAAAACAGAACGCGAAGCTCTTATTGTAATTGCACAAAAAGCCGATGGTAGCATGCGCGATGCACTCTCCATCTTCGACCAAATGGCAAGCTTTTGTGAAAATGAACTCAGTTACGAAAAAGTAATTAAAAACCTAAACGTACTCGATTACGATTACTACTTCAAGCTTACACAAGCATTTTTAAATGGTAATGCTCCCGAAACACTCCTAATTTTTAATGAAATTCTTTACAACGGCTTTGATGCACAATACTTCATTACAGGCTTAAGTGAACATTTCCGCAATTTAATGCTATGTAAAGATCCGAAAACTATCCCATTACTAGAGGTAAGCGATAATGTAGCAACTCGCTACCAACAACAAGCTTCAGTTTGTACCAATTCGTTTTTATACGAAGCACTCCAAATTGCCAACGAAATAGAACAACAATATAGAACCAGTTACAATAAACGTTTTTTAGTTGAATTAATGTTATATAAACTTGCCAATATTGAACAAAAAATATTTCAACAACCACAACAGTCTCAGCCCAATAGTTCTTTTAATACATCACAAACACCCACCTCTACAAAAGCATCTAATTCGACACCATTAAACAATCCCTTACCCTCTACTCAAACTTACCCCCCCCCTCAACCACCCCAAACAGAATTAAAAGAACCTAATACAACCCAAATTATACAACCGAAAACAGAAAATATTACAATCCCCAAAAAAGAAACTCAAAAGTCGCCTACCATTTTCTCAATAAAAGATGAGAAAAAAGCAGTTGAATCTATTACTTTAAATAATAATACTTCAGATAAATCGAACATAAAAAAAATTGAAGAAAATAAAGATTTTACAATTGAAGAAGGCATTAGAGCATGGAACGACTATTTACATAATCACCTAAAAGATATAAGATTAAAAAACTTCTTTACACAAAATACAGATTTTATTCAATGGAATGAAAATGTTTTAATAATAAAAACGCTAAATAACTCACAAGAATTGGAAATTAGAGCTATACACGACGAACTACTCCATTTTTTAAAAACAAAACTTCAAAACAATAATATCAAAATCCAGATTGAAAAAACCGAAGAAACTCCTGCCTCCCCACGCCCCTATACACCCAAAGAAAAGTTTATTTATTTCTCCGAAAAATTTCCCATACTCAATCAATTAAAAGATCAATTAGATTTAGATTTTCAATAA
- a CDS encoding DUF5017 domain-containing protein — MKNINKIHVLLVILSLITFTSCIKDKYDAIPQNIPHANLTANKTIAELKALYAGTLDSIEDDIIIKGIVISSDQAGNIYKSLYIQDSTAGIIISLDKTNLYTTLKPGQLVYVKCKGLYLGAYGGVVQLGFNYAGSIGRIPYAMIDSHIFPDGLPGSGIAPAIKTIPGLTGNDVCTKIQIDNVHFEKVGTEFASQLFSNTSLNLVDDNGNTIVLYNSKYADFASKLTPKGKGSIIAILSSYNSTYQLILNSYDDLINWDTTAQVMRDIINEPFTSTLGSFTTYSVQGAQEWTITSYGATMSGYNSGYYANIDWLISPSINLDNSTNEICTFTSAMNYGSANDGSLKFYYSTDYVSGDPTTAHWTEITGFSLSTGSWTWTPSGNIDLSSIQGTNVHLAFKYTSTTSSCATWELKNFKVTALSQGK; from the coding sequence ATGAAAAATATAAATAAAATACATGTTTTGCTTGTAATTTTGAGTTTAATAACTTTTACAAGTTGCATTAAAGATAAATACGATGCTATTCCCCAAAATATTCCTCATGCCAACTTAACAGCCAATAAAACCATTGCCGAATTAAAAGCTTTGTATGCTGGAACTTTAGATAGCATCGAAGATGACATTATAATTAAAGGAATTGTTATTTCAAGTGACCAAGCAGGAAATATTTATAAATCGTTATACATTCAAGATAGTACTGCTGGTATTATTATCTCGCTCGATAAAACTAACCTCTACACAACCTTAAAACCCGGACAATTGGTTTATGTTAAATGTAAAGGACTTTATTTAGGTGCTTATGGTGGCGTTGTTCAACTAGGCTTCAATTATGCTGGTTCTATAGGAAGAATTCCTTATGCCATGATCGATAGTCACATATTCCCAGACGGTTTGCCGGGTTCAGGAATAGCTCCTGCAATAAAAACCATACCCGGACTCACCGGCAACGATGTATGCACTAAAATACAAATAGACAATGTACATTTCGAAAAAGTAGGCACCGAGTTTGCATCTCAGTTATTTAGCAATACCAGCTTAAATTTAGTAGACGATAATGGCAATACCATTGTATTATATAATAGCAAATATGCCGACTTTGCCAGCAAACTCACCCCAAAAGGGAAAGGCTCAATCATAGCCATATTAAGTTCTTATAATAGCACCTATCAACTTATTTTAAACAGCTATGACGATTTAATTAATTGGGATACGACCGCTCAAGTCATGAGAGATATTATTAACGAACCATTTACCTCTACTTTGGGATCATTTACAACTTATAGTGTACAAGGTGCTCAAGAATGGACTATAACCAGCTATGGTGCAACCATGTCGGGCTACAACTCAGGTTATTATGCCAATATCGACTGGCTCATTTCGCCTTCTATCAACTTAGACAACTCTACAAACGAAATCTGCACTTTTACCTCAGCAATGAACTATGGCTCAGCTAACGATGGTTCGTTGAAATTCTATTATTCGACCGATTATGTTAGTGGCGATCCCACAACTGCACATTGGACAGAAATTACAGGCTTTTCACTTTCAACCGGAAGTTGGACATGGACTCCTTCTGGTAATATTGATTTATCTTCCATTCAAGGCACCAATGTTCACCTTGCATTTAAATACACCTCAACTACCAGCAGTTGTGCTACTTGGGAACTTAAAAACTTTAAAGTTACTGCATTAAGTCAAGGTAAATAA